In Pseudoalteromonas nigrifaciens, the sequence TGTCACTTGCTCTTCATAGGTACGAAAGTAACCTAACAAGTTAGGACGGCCAAACTCATTATTAAATGCAGCGCCGCCAAGCGGCCCTTCAGTCATAATATCCAAAGCGGTAACAATACGCCCAGGTTTACCAAAATCACTTTCCCACGGTTGCTCGTAACCAGGAATACGTAAGTTAGAAACAGTAAAGCCAACTAAACCAGCTTTAGGCTTAGAACCACGGCCAGTAGCACCTTCATCACGTATTTCACCACCTGAGCCTGTAGCAGCACCTGAAAATGGCGCTATGGCGGTTGGGTGATTATGAGTTTCAACTTTCATTAGTATTTCGATGTCTTCTTGATGATACGCATATTCACCTTGCGCATTGGGGAAGAAGCGCCCCGCTTTTGAGCCTTTCATTACCGCGGCATTGTCTTTATATGCCGACAATACATTTTCAGGGTTTTTCTCAAAAGTATTTTTAATCATCTTGAACAGCGACTTTGGCTGCTCTTCACCATCGATTGTCCAGTCTGCATTAAATATTTTATGACGACAATGCTCTGAGTTTGCTTGGGCAAACATAAACAATTCGATATCGTTAGGATTACGGCCTAACTTTATAAAGTTTTCTACTAGGTAATCTATTTCGTCATCTGCAAGGGCAAAACCTTGTTCAACGTTAGCAATTGCAAGCGCTTCTCGCCCACCACTTAAAATGTCTACAGATGACATTTGACGCGGTGCATCACTGCGAAATAGTTGCGCAGCATCCTCAAACTGGCTATGGGTTGCTTCGGTCATACGGTCATGTAATAACGCCGTTACTTGTAAAAGTTGCTCTGCGTTTAGCTCACCTTCAACATAATAAGCAATACCGCGTTCAACACGATGAACCTGCTTTAAGCCACAGTTATGGGCTATGTCGGTTGCTTTAGAAGCCCAAGGCGAAATAGTGCCAGGGCGAGGTGTTACTAATACAAGTTTACCTGCTGGGGTATGCTCAGCAATAGTTGGACCGTAGGTTAATAGTTTTTCAAGCTTGGTTTGCTCAGCGCTACTCAATGGCGATGTTAAGTCGGCAAAGTGCGCATATTCAGCATATACGTTGGTGACAGGAAGTTGCGATTGTTGGCAACGCGCTAAAATTTTATTAACTCTGAACTCTGAAAGTGCTGGTGCACCACGAAGGATCAACATAGATAATTTCATCCGGGGTTAGGGATTGAACGATATTTTAGGGCAACATTATAGTCTAAGTAGCACTTAGATTTAACTCATAATTTCGCTTTTCATAAAATTAACTTTTTTTCTTTATTTACAGCCACTCGAAACGAATAAAACTAAACGCTAAGTGACGTAATGGCTAAGTTTTGTTATAACGGGGATTAGGGCGTTAAAGAGGCAAACAATGTTGAAAGAAAAACTAATCATAATTATTACTTTAGTTATGCTGTTGTGTGCATGCGATATACAAGAGCAGTCGACTCAACTTGCCCAAATAAAAGCGCAAAACAAAATTAGAGTGGGTACATTAGCCAGTGCCAGTAACTATTATCAGGCAGTACAAGGTGAGCAAGGCTTTGAATACGAGCTTTCTCAGGCCTTTGCAGACTATTTAGGTGTAGAGCTTGAAATAGTCCCATTTTTTAATTTATCAGACATGTTTGCACGCCTGCAAAGCGGTGATCTTGATTTAATTGCCTCAGGCCTTACCTATAATAAAACACGTGCACAACAATATCGTTTTGGCCCTACCTACCGAACCATTAGTCAAAAACTAGTGTATAAACAAGGTATAGAGCGACCACGCGACTATGATGATTTAACTGGTAATCTCATGGTTATAGCTAAAAGTAGTCACTCACTTACTTTACAAAAAGTAAAAAAAAGCAATCCAGAACTTAACTGGAGCGAAACCGAAGAATTTGACGAAGAAGAGTTACTACAAGCCGTTATTGATGGCGAAATAGATTACACTTTAGCCGACACCCATACGTTATCGTTATTTCGTCGTTATCACCCTAATTTAAGTATTGGTTTTTCAATTACGCATAACGACCCGATCGCGTGGATGCTGCGTAAATCAAATGACGATTCGCTTTATGCTTTATTAGTCCCTTTTTTTGGTGAAGCAAAACAAAATAATCAACTTTATGTACTTGAAGAAAAATACTTTGGTCACGTTCGTCAATTTAACTACGTAAATACACTTGCCTATATTGAAGCAATAAAAGAAACACTGCCTAAATACCAACCATGGTTTGAACAATATGCAGGAACACTTGATTGGCGTTTACTCGCAGCATTAAGCTATCAGGAATCTATGTGGAACCCGCGAGCAAAATCACCAACTGGGGTGCGAGGAATTATGATGCTAACCCGTAATACTGCTAAGCAAGTTGGGGTTACTAATAGGTTAGAGCCAGAGCAAAATATTCGCGGTGGCGCAAAATACTTAAGTAAACTAATTAAACGTATCCCCGATCGTATTCCACAACCAGACAGAACCTGGCTCGCACTTGCTGCGTATAATGTAGGCTGGGGACATGTAAACGACGCACGAATTATTACTAAACAACAAGGCGCAAGCCCTGATAAGTGGGCCGATGTTAAAAAGCGCTTACCATTACTAATTAAAAAACGTTACTACCGAAAAACGCGTTATGGCTATTCTCGTGGTGATGTTGCGGTGAGCTATGTTGATAATATTCGCCGTTATTACGATGCCCTAGTTTGGCTTGATGAAAATAACGCAATAGAAGAAAAACCAGAAGCACCTGTAGTTGCCCCTAAAATTGGGGATGAGGTTGAAGCAAAATAGTAAACTGACAAACGATAATAATAACAACTAATTCATTACTCTAATAAATACGCCCTAGGTAATTAAAAAACTGTTTACTTGTCATCAAATGTTCAATAATGTGTGTTAATTATATATTCACATTAATTAATGATAAACATCTGAGTAATTTGGATATAATTTGTGCATTTCTCATTATTGCATTAGGAGAAAACATGCTAAAACGTAAACGCACGCAAAGATTCAAACGAAAAACAATTAACTCAACAGCAACTCGACGCCGCGTTATGCTGCGTAATTTACATAAAAAAATAATTTGGCGCCGCCGCATGTTTGCAATGCAAAAAATGGCAGAGCTAGATGCTTTAATGGCAGCAAGTTAAAGTTCATTGCTATTACGAGCAGCCTTTTTGGCTGCCTTAATTTGCGCTCTTCTGCGCTTAAAAAAGTCAGATATAATAGTAGCGCACTGCCCCTCTAGTACACCACCTAATACCTCCACCTGATGATTTAGCTTAGGCTCTTGCAACAAATTCATAATCGAGCCAGCAGATCCTGTTTTAGCATCGGCAGCACCAAACACTAAACGCTTAATTCTACTGTGCACTAATAACCCCGCGCACATAGAGCATGGCTCTAAGGTCACATAAAGCGTGCAATCAATTAAACGATAATTATTAAGTGCTTTACCGCCTTTACGTACAGCCATCATTTCAGCATGAGCTGATGGGTCATTATCAGTAATAGAACGGTTATACCCTGCAGCAACAAGCTGATTGTCTTTAACAAGAATGGCACCAACAGGGATCTCATCTAGTTGTTCTGCTTGCTTTGCGTACGTTAACGCTTGTTGCATCCAATAGTTGTCATCAAATCGTTCGTTCATTGAAGCTACTTTAATTATTTTTTATGCATGAATTATATCAAGTTAGCTAATTAAAGTGCGTAATTACGGCATTTATTGCAAAAATAAAACAAATTAAAACGGTTTATCGTGGCTCCTAAGGGGGGATTCGCGCTATAATCTCACGCTTTTTTTATTTAGCTCACAATACGGGTAGCAAATGAAATTTCCTGGACGTCGCAGGCATAAACATTATTTTCCAGTGGAAGCCAAAGATCCACTAACTAATCAACTTAACGCCACAGAAAGATTACACAGTAGCTATATTACCGGAATCGATCAGATTGTTGTCGATATCGAAGCCAAGGTCGATCAAGCTTTCCTCGATGAATTTAAGCTGCAACGAGGCATGTCACAAGTTATAGATAGTGACGTCACTAACGCCTTATATGAGCGTTTAAAGCTACATGAAATGGTTGACTACGAGTATGCTGGCGGAACCGTTGGTAATACTATGCACAACTATTCAGTACTTGCCGATGACAGATCTGTGCTATTGGGCGTAATGAGTGAAAACATAAATATAGGCAGTTATGCTTATCGTTTTTTATGTAATACCTCAAGCCGCGTAGATTTAGATTATTTACAACCAGTAGATGGGCCAATTGGTCGCTGCTTTACACTAATTGATGAAACTGGTGAGCGAACCTTTGCTATAAGTGCAGGGTTAATGAACCACTTACGCCCTGAATCTATCGATAAAAGCCTTATTGAAAATTCTTCCGCGTTGGTGATCAGTGCTTATTTAATGCGCACTCAAGGCGCAGAAACCATGACAGAAGCCACCATACAAGCGGTTAAATACGCTAATGATGCTGGTGTACCTGTGGTACTTACACTTGGAACTAAATTCTTAATTGAACAAGATCCAACCTGGTGGGCTAACTTTGTTGAAAAGCATGTCGATATTCTTGCAATGAACGAAGAGGAAGGCTTGGCAATTACTGGTTTTGAAGATCCCCTTTTAGCAGCTGATAAAGCGCTTGATTGGGTCGACTTAGTAATTTGTACTGCCGGTGAAAAAGGCTTATTCATGGCAGGTTACGTTGACGAGCAATTAAAACGCGAAACCGAGTACACATTATTACCTGGTGCAATTCCAGATTTTAATCGTTATGAGTTCTCACGTGCTATGCGCAAAGCTGACTGTGATGATCCAATTAGAGCCTATAGCCACACAGCCCCATTTATGGGTGGCCCTGATTCAATCAAAAACACCAATGGTGCTGGTGATTGTGCGCTTGCGGCGGTTTTACATGATTTATCTGCCAATGTTTATCATAAAATAAACGTCAGTAACTCAGCAAAACACCAGCAAAAAGCAATTACCTACTCGTCATTATCACAAATAAGTAAATACGCTAACAGAGCAAGCTTTGAAGTATTAGTGCAGCACTCTCCTCGCTTATCTCGTGGTTTACCAGAGCGCGAAGATTGCCTCGAACTAGTCTACTGGGATAAATAAGATTTTAAGGAGCAATAGCTCCTTAAAATATTGAAATGTCGAGTTTTTTTGATAGCAGCTCTAATGCTGCTATTCCCGCCACCGAGTTGCCAAAAGAGTTTAACCCTGGTGACCATACCGCAACAGTAAATTTATTAGGTAATACCGCTAAAACCGTACCAGACACCCCAGATTTCCCCGGCATACCTACCCTATAACCAAAGTCACCTGCTGCATCATATAAACCACTGGTAAAGAGTAAAGAGTTAAGCTGCTTAGTTTGACGGCTCGGTAACACCCGTTTACCTGAAGTGTTATCAATCCCATTATTAGCTAAAAAATTATACGCTTTTGCCAGTTCAATACAATTTAGTTCAATAGCACAAAAGTTAAAGTAAGCCCAAAGCACATCATCCACTTCATTTTCAAAGTTACCAAATGACTTCATTAAATGCCCCATAGCCGCATTTCTATGCCTAAACTCATATTCTGAGTTTGCTACCTTTTTATCTATTGCTATACACCTATTCCCCGATAAAGCCCGAAATGTTTCAAGCATAGTATGCATAGGAGCCGATAAGCGACTGTATAAAGCATCGCAGGTTACAATCGCACCTGCATTAATAAATGGGTTACGAGGTATGCCTTTTTCAAATTCCAACTGAGTAAGCGAATTAAATGCAGTTCCTGATGGCTCTTTCCCCACGCGATGCCACAGTTCATCACCATAACGTTGTAATGCTAACGTTAATGTCATTACTTTTGATACAGATTGAATAGTAAATTGTTGCGTACAATCACCCGCACAAAATGTTTCGCCTGAGGTAGTGTAAATAGCAATAGAAAATTGTTCGGGATCAACCTCTGCCAACGCCGGAATATAATCGGCCACTTTACCTTGTGATAATAAGGGAGCTACCTCTTGGGTTATGTCATTCAATACTTGTTGATAATCAGTAGTAGGCAA encodes:
- the tadA gene encoding tRNA adenosine(34) deaminase TadA; the protein is MNERFDDNYWMQQALTYAKQAEQLDEIPVGAILVKDNQLVAAGYNRSITDNDPSAHAEMMAVRKGGKALNNYRLIDCTLYVTLEPCSMCAGLLVHSRIKRLVFGAADAKTGSAGSIMNLLQEPKLNHQVEVLGGVLEGQCATIISDFFKRRRAQIKAAKKAARNSNEL
- the glsB gene encoding glutaminase B, which codes for MPTTDYQQVLNDITQEVAPLLSQGKVADYIPALAEVDPEQFSIAIYTTSGETFCAGDCTQQFTIQSVSKVMTLTLALQRYGDELWHRVGKEPSGTAFNSLTQLEFEKGIPRNPFINAGAIVTCDALYSRLSAPMHTMLETFRALSGNRCIAIDKKVANSEYEFRHRNAAMGHLMKSFGNFENEVDDVLWAYFNFCAIELNCIELAKAYNFLANNGIDNTSGKRVLPSRQTKQLNSLLFTSGLYDAAGDFGYRVGMPGKSGVSGTVLAVLPNKFTVAVWSPGLNSFGNSVAGIAALELLSKKLDISIF
- the mltF gene encoding membrane-bound lytic murein transglycosylase MltF; translated protein: MLKEKLIIIITLVMLLCACDIQEQSTQLAQIKAQNKIRVGTLASASNYYQAVQGEQGFEYELSQAFADYLGVELEIVPFFNLSDMFARLQSGDLDLIASGLTYNKTRAQQYRFGPTYRTISQKLVYKQGIERPRDYDDLTGNLMVIAKSSHSLTLQKVKKSNPELNWSETEEFDEEELLQAVIDGEIDYTLADTHTLSLFRRYHPNLSIGFSITHNDPIAWMLRKSNDDSLYALLVPFFGEAKQNNQLYVLEEKYFGHVRQFNYVNTLAYIEAIKETLPKYQPWFEQYAGTLDWRLLAALSYQESMWNPRAKSPTGVRGIMMLTRNTAKQVGVTNRLEPEQNIRGGAKYLSKLIKRIPDRIPQPDRTWLALAAYNVGWGHVNDARIITKQQGASPDKWADVKKRLPLLIKKRYYRKTRYGYSRGDVAVSYVDNIRRYYDALVWLDENNAIEEKPEAPVVAPKIGDEVEAK
- a CDS encoding inosine/guanosine kinase, whose translation is MKFPGRRRHKHYFPVEAKDPLTNQLNATERLHSSYITGIDQIVVDIEAKVDQAFLDEFKLQRGMSQVIDSDVTNALYERLKLHEMVDYEYAGGTVGNTMHNYSVLADDRSVLLGVMSENINIGSYAYRFLCNTSSRVDLDYLQPVDGPIGRCFTLIDETGERTFAISAGLMNHLRPESIDKSLIENSSALVISAYLMRTQGAETMTEATIQAVKYANDAGVPVVLTLGTKFLIEQDPTWWANFVEKHVDILAMNEEEGLAITGFEDPLLAADKALDWVDLVICTAGEKGLFMAGYVDEQLKRETEYTLLPGAIPDFNRYEFSRAMRKADCDDPIRAYSHTAPFMGGPDSIKNTNGAGDCALAAVLHDLSANVYHKINVSNSAKHQQKAITYSSLSQISKYANRASFEVLVQHSPRLSRGLPEREDCLELVYWDK